The Amblyomma americanum isolate KBUSLIRL-KWMA chromosome 2, ASM5285725v1, whole genome shotgun sequence genome contains the following window.
TGTTCAAAATTACAGGGAAGAAAAACCAGCAGCTGCTGTGGTAGTAAGAACTGCGAGGGAGCGCAAGCCATGAGTGCGCGTGCTGAATGCGAAAGGTTGGCCTTTGGCCTCCAAGGCTCACGTCGATGATCCACTAGCTCGTCTGTTCAGTTGAGCTGTGCATGCTCTTGTAAACCCACGATCGCGGTGATACGGGATGGCCAGTGATAGGCAACACGTAGCCTCTACATTTACGGCTTCGAGACAGTCCCCGTGAGCTTTGGGTAAAGACTAAAACGAAGTTTGAAAAATGATTCGCGGTTGCGAAACCGCGCTCAGCAAATGTCATGGGCCACTTTAGTAAGCTCCAACAGTTCTGGGAGCAGTACTACGGATCAGCCCGGATATCTGAGCCACCTGTTCTTTTAGCCGGAGCCACACATGTCGTCCCCGTCCCCTACTAATTGATCGTCAAACCTAACTGGATTCTAATTGTCGAGCGTTCTTGCAATGCGGCCCTGGCCCATTGAAGACAATTGGCGTCGCAGCCAGCTTACAGCTGCTTCAGCGGTTAGCGATTAAGTTGTACGTAGTTTTGAGTACAGAAAGCTGAAGACCGATTGATTATGGATAGTTGACAGTAATATCTAAGGCCGACTGTGAAGCACCCGTTTGTGTCTGCAGGTCGCAGTGAATGCTCCACACAGTGATGTGTTCAATGCACGCTAGGAACTTAAGGCCAGGGACATCGCGTAAGCCCCGTGCGACGAAGATAAGAGCCATGTTGAATAATATTGGTAACAATATCGATCCCTCGGGTGCACTGCAAAGCTGGAGAAGTGATTTCACGGCGTCACCGCTGAGGCGTATTACGAATTTTCTGCCTTCAATAAAGAATTTTACAAAGTTTCTTACCCGAAACGGTAGATGCAGCATGTCAATTGAATCCTGGATGGCCATATGTCTTATGTTATATACTTCGACGTGCATTGCATGAATGGAACGTACACCGTTTCTGCGGGTTGATGACAAGTCTCATGACACGAATGCATCCAAACCGTCCTCAGAGCCTAGGGAAGAGCGTAAATTTGGGCGCGGTGGTAGaaatcatggtgctcaagccaAGACGACCGCAGagtggctaacattttctctgcTAGCTTAGACACCGTTGGCGTAAGTGACATGGGCCAGAGGTTCCAAAGGTTCGTTAGCGGCTTCCCTGGTTTCGGAAAGGGTATCTTAATAGCCCATTTCCGATGTTTCCACTTTCAAAATGAGTGTTTGCATTTAGTACTCCTCTTTTTGTTCAGATGTTTTGAAGACGTCTTTTTATTTAAAGATGCACCTTTCTCTTCCAGCCACTCAGCTCATTCCaatattttttatgctgcttGCATGACTCATGGCTTAGAAAGTTTGCACCCGCTGGACAGACAGAGAGCAAATGTAATTCTTGTTTTGCACTTGGGCTGAATTCACAGGCTAGCATCTTTTGCTGCTTCCTCTCTTTTACTTACCATTTTTCATTCGCTTGCTTCAAGAAGTTTAAGATGCACTGCGTTTGCTGAAAGAATGCTATAATCATGTCTCTTTACAGCCAACAAGAACTGCCATTAACCACGGTGGATTTAAGAACACAAACGGATTCGCTCATTGAAAAGAACATAAATATGGAGTCAACTTCTTTTATTCTGTATTGGAGAACAGAGAAGAAAACTAGCGTGGTTCGCCGTCAGGGTTCAAAATTATGTGCATGGGAACGAAAATAGGAAAAGAGAAATGATGTAAATGtataaaaaaacgaaaatgaacATGGCAAAAACCTAAAAGGCATATACAAACAATttctagaaaaagaaagaaaagtgcttcATCTCAATAATCTTGAGCATGAATCGAGATCCTTGATTCTGGCTGAGCTTCTCCGGGAACTGAATGCCGATCTTTCGCAACTGAAGACTGAAGAAACAggcgtttttccttttttttcatctttctctcttctGTGTAATTTCACCAGACAAGTAAGCGTTCGCTGAAAGTGCAACTTGGTAGCGGTGATCTGTGATGTCGCACGGTATACTCCGAATGTCGACGTGACTGGGGCAACGGGCTCAACATCTCGTTGTTTCCGTGTCTGCCGGTTAGGCTTCTATCTGGGCTTGTTTGGACATCACCGCGGACACAACTACACTTATCTGAATCGCATTCCTCTTCAACTCGATTTAAATTTCCGTCCATGCACTTATTGCAAAGAAGCTATCAGATGTCAAAAACTGAGTCTTTCGGTTAGCATGCTCGCACATGCAGCCGGAAGCCTCTAGTACTGTTCCCTGGGCAGCTGGTGCAACGCTTGCAAATGCGCAGTCACCTATGTGTTTCATTTACTTTGCACCTCTACGTGCCACATCTCTTCAGTCAATGTTCCCTCAAACCGTTTACGCAAGCCTGCAAACACAGGGGAGTTCGCAGGTATCTAAGAGTGTGTCCAGCCACTTCAAATGAACTACCACCACAGCCTAAAAGTATGCGTGTCTTCTGAATAAGTCTCAACAAGGGATGGAAATGCTTGCACTGTGAAGAGAAGTCACAAAATCATTGTGCAATGTGAGAAAGCTCAACAAGGGATGGAAGTACGTGCATTGTGAAGAGAAGTCACAAAAGGTTTGTGCAATTTAAGAGAGCGGAGATCTTCGGCTGTTATTTTTTGCCGTAAGCGAGTCTAGGTGCGCGCCAGGCTTGCCGGCCGGATCATCATGCGCACGTTGGGGAAGGAGTAGTAGTGAAGCGCGTTCGTGGACCCACGTAGACTCCACTCGATGCCGTCGGCGAAGCTCTCGTGCGGGCCGTTCAGGTTGAGGCCGTTCAAGTTGGCCGAGTGGCACTGGTTGTACCACCAGGCGCCGCGGAACGTGGATGCACAGTTCTGGGGCCACATGTCGTTATCACGGTCGTGCGTGGAGAAGTTCTGGCCGTTCGAGGTGGCCATAGAGTCCCAGCCTGGAAGAGGACGAAAGGGGAAACGAAAGGACATCAAGAAAGCAAGGCAAGGGCGGGGCACATTTTTTctaaaaaacatttaaaattgaAGGGAGCCCCAAGGTAATACCACACTAACACTCTCAAGATCTAGCGTGTGCATCGTGATTGATTAATGGTATGAGTAATGGCTACTAGATTTAGGCACGTCTTCCTCACTTACCTTCTGGCCCGAGGAATCTGCCCAGCTGTATCCTGTAGAGGTCCTTCTCCGGAGCGACCTGGATGGTCTCGTAGTCTAGCGAAGCAGTTTCAGCAGTGCTGTTGCTGAGCACCACTCGCAAGGTCATAGGCTGGCCGCCGGACGTAAGCGCGTTAATGGCATCGTTGCCTGCAGCGGAGAGTGCCAACGGTAAAGATTATACCAGCTTTAATGAGAGTCGCATCGTACGCTTGGCTGGTTTATTTAAGTCTATATTTCCGTCAACAGAGTATTTTTGAATGAATGacacgggaggggggggggcgagggggggGAGCGATTTTTTTAGAACGAACTGCACCAGGAAGCTTTTCCGAGGTGCACAGCATTGCCTAGTAATTTTTTGTTGATGTTGACGCACTCCATGTTTCGTGCAGCAGATGTCCTTATTCTCAGACGGCGTAATAGCGTCTCGACTAATGAAAAAAATTAGTTCCAATATTTGCCTGGGGCAGTACTTTTTAACGGTTAGTTTCATTACGATTTCATTTGACTCTGACATCAGTCCCTACAAAAACAACAGAAGATGTGGAAGCAGGTCCGGACGGTTCGAATGACTACAGAAGCGGCTGGTCCCTGTGAGAAGGTTGTAAGGTGCTGGTAGCCTCGCACCTATAAGAAGTACATCGCCTGCCAAGAAGTTTGCCCCCGGCATCCCCCAAAAGTGAGTCCCATACAAGGCCGGAGCACGACGCCGGCGACTGCTCTTATACCTGTTTAGGTCAGGTAATCTTCGGCCCTGAATGGCCCTCCTAGTGAGCGTAGCAGGCCGGTCTACTACTGCCACCTTGTTGGTGACGTGTGGATACAACCCACTTGCTTCGGTCAGGCGGGGACGCAGCCCCCGTAGTGTACTGCCGTGCTGCACACCCCTGCCAGGCGCCGCAGCGTTCTCGACTTCGGTTACTTCTTCGTACCGCACTtcaagcgagagcccgattctcCCAATTTTTATTAAGCATTTTGGTTTGACGCCGGCACTGGTTGCGCAAGCCAGGACCTGCCGCCTACGTAGAGGAAGCGCGAGTGTAGACTTCATCTCTCACCCCTCTGGTTTCACGGCCCGCGGTActactagacagttttagctgtacgtacgcaagtgcttgcgtacgcaaagcgctacggcgctgcgtgcgttacgctgtccgctccgaagcatagttttagctgaccgtgccgtagcgtccctcaggcgcacgtggcgccatctagtgacgaAACGTccaaccacatcaacgctcggttgaagaacaTTTCATTCGTGAtgactgataactagtgtgagtgcattgtgagcttttttttgttccaagaagaaaaactatgcaaaccgaagaaaatgtaagaactggctaaaagccagaaaactgcttcgccaggtgtcgttgctacgaggaaaacacactgcatatagttaggcctaggagcttgaaaataaccaaattatctgaaaaacaggggctagttatcgcttataccactgtgtgtgggcaagagtaggcgaaataaaagcgaaccgctaccatttgagcgagctattgcgtcggagaatccggCGGCGACATGtttttattccgaagcgggcgagcagggcgccgccatcttctcaaagttagcgtacgcaagccacgcaagcgccgcaacgcaaagtccgctggctagcgtacgcacgcaagacgcagggcttgcgcttgcgttctgcgcatgcgcactaccgtccccgcaaactccttgcgtacgctaagccgttgcgtacgcacagctaaaactgtctactagCAGACGCACCGAGTATTCAAGCATCAGTTCTGCTTTCGCTACATTTTCACTCTCTTAGCCTAATGACACGCCCATAGGCCTCAGTGTTTTTCCGGGGCGACCCTGGTTTCCCAGAAGGGCAGTGAAGACAGACCCAAGCAGCGCTCCCGACTGATCCGGTGGCTCAGGTTAAACAGGGAAGGTAGATGGCTTCACTCAGCGAGGATTTTTCTGCAGTGTCCTGCTTGTGACTTAGCCAAGCATTCCACCTCTGGAATACAACGCCTCTAACCACAACAGAACCCTAAGCCACAAGAGCTGAACGCCCTTTACTACCCAGAGTTGGGCTCATATGGGTCCCCATCAACCTCTTCCTAAGAAGTCACTGGCGTGGCCTCCAGTCGACCGGATTACAAGAAAGCTAAACCTCGCCCAGCCTCATACCTACAGGGCTTTGATCGCCAGTGCCACACCCAGTTAGTTAAAATAGGTACGCAACCTCTCCCACTGTTAACCGGCCAGAAAGTAGATCCGACCCCTCCTAGCCCCGAGACACGCCTTATCCCAGTCCAGTTGATCAACCCTCCGTTTGATGGCCGATAGCTGACAAAAGTCCAGCCCGTCATCGGTAAGACTACCAATTTATTATCCGGTGACATCTCTGTAACTTGGACGCTCCCCGTTGGGTTACAGACAGGCAAAACTCCTCCCTTTCACTCCCATCAGGCCAAATTTAGTACCACGCGTCCTCGGGCTCTGTGATTCGTTTGAGTCAGCGCCGGTCAGTCAGTGAGACATTAGCGTGGGGCGCGTTTAAGGAAGAAAGCGGAATCATGGTTGTGTTTGTGCCATGACCAGCGTGACGCCATCTCCCACGGCCTGCGTAACCGGTAACATCGGACGATGGCAAATGACCAAATGAAATGGAGACTAAATGAATCGCTGCAGAATACTGTCCCATGTTAGAAAGCGGGGCGACGCTGCCAGAGGCGCAAATCGAGGAAAGCGGCAAAGCATATGCGAGTCGGGAAAACTCGCAAAAGGTTAATATTGCAAAATTAATATCTCCCCTTTTGTTGCGCATTTTGGAGAAATTCGTTCGGCATGACATCGCTACCAAGGCGCCCTGGAGTCTCCAAGAGAGTTGGTGCGCCGCTTTCTGTGTCGTTACTTCCTTCTTCGTTACCTTCTTACTGTCGCACTGGTTGTGCCTCTACCGACTGTATGTATATAGCCCTTACAAAAAACGAGCATTGTCTTTCTGTTGCCGCAGTGTCAACACCTTATAGATGTTCAAAAAACGCGACGCTGATAATCATGACCATGGTGGAGtgacaaaattatttttaaagatTGGTCGACGCCGCATTATTTGTTGACTAATCTGTTCAACTAACCTTTAATCGCGTCTCATGGCAACCAATGTACCTAAGACTTACTAAAGCAAATCACGCCTAATCTGTATACGCCTAGTGTAACTACAGCCTTACTTTCCCTTTCAGAGGTGCTTCCTTAGCGATGGCAgaagccggggctagcaaaaatcttttcctggCAATTATGTTATAAACCGCTACCACTACTACTTTCCATTTCACCTGAGAAAGAAATGCGGATGCTACAATGGCCTACATTGGAGGACTCTTATGTGCGCTCATGCGAAAGTGGTTATTACTCTAGCCTTTGTTTttggcgttgaggaagaaatCAAGGTCTTCATCTAACAGAACATGGCGTGTGAACTTGACTAATTGTACGGCACACAAAATAAATGAATAGCCTTAATAATAATTGAATAAATATTACTGACTAGCAATTAACACTTTTTTGCAGGAGAATATAATGACGAAGTCCGGAAGAAGAAAGCAGTGCATATTCAACGTCATTCCATTTTGCAGACTCTGTGCAAGAATTTTCTACGCTCTGTAATGCGAgtgttctatatatatatatatatatatatatatatatatatatatatatatatatatatatatatatatatatatatatatatatatatatatatatatatatatatatatatatatatatatatattctcatcGTCATATATATTCTCATCGTTTTCTCATCGTTTTgaccggctgccgaacactgctgctctctttccaaagtggtcgccgaactcctccgctcctgctccgtccgtcatcaattcgccacggcctaccatccgcagacgaacggcctcactaAACGTCTGCACCGTACCCTCCcttacatgatttccatgtacgtctccgaccatcaccgcgactgggatattagcctcccatttgttacattcgcctacaattctacgcgtcacgatacagccggtttctcccctttttaccttct
Protein-coding sequences here:
- the LOC144121561 gene encoding techylectin-5A-like, giving the protein MAAGHLRQRLTMLAGVFLLYAIAMATVSAALAVTDVRPSIEQAEQRARELTEILANLKTTILPRHCTDLLGAGQRASGVYTVFHKAAGPSGQSVYCDMDTDGGGWTVLQRRGQFGNRVYHFYRNWTEYARGFGDPAEEYWIGNDAINALTSGGQPMTLRVVLSNSTAETASLDYETIQVAPEKDLYRIQLGRFLGPEGWDSMATSNGQNFSTHDRDNDMWPQNCASTFRGAWWYNQCHSANLNGLNLNGPHESFADGIEWSLRGSTNALHYYSFPNVRMMIRPASLART